Proteins encoded together in one Shewanella oneidensis MR-1 window:
- a CDS encoding lytic murein transglycosylase produces MKAKGMYYLAASITACVSLSACSSSPTSSSTPSNNSDTAIVQTQAAAQEVQLNEIITSHAAAFPTCVTNLQKRARREGLSEETINNTVASLQFVPKVIEFDQSQPEFSQTFTNYFTKRATDWRVNEGRRLLKKHRVLLEQLAQQYGVPPQYILSFWGLETNYGSYKGKMSVLDSLATLACEPRRSDYFTTELMQALKLKEKYGFDKRTMVGSWAGAMGHTQFMPSAYAKYAIDGDGDGKADLWNSTEDALTSAANFLQHLGWQRNERWGREVLLPSNFGYEHLGAKQALPLSQWAAQSVLQTNGLPLPAIDLKAALYLPSGHTGPAFLGYENFNVIMRWNRSEFYAITVGHLADRINGGEPLKVTPPEQPRLSRELIKQLQTKLNESGFDVGKPDGVLGRNSTAGIQAFQRSNNMIADGFPSPEVFTALGISL; encoded by the coding sequence ATGAAAGCAAAAGGAATGTATTATCTTGCTGCGAGTATCACAGCGTGTGTGAGCTTAAGTGCTTGTTCTAGCTCGCCAACGTCTAGCAGTACGCCTAGCAATAATAGTGATACTGCTATCGTACAGACGCAAGCCGCTGCGCAAGAAGTGCAATTGAACGAGATTATCACCAGTCATGCAGCAGCCTTTCCGACTTGCGTGACAAACCTCCAGAAGCGCGCTCGACGTGAAGGTTTATCCGAAGAGACCATTAACAACACTGTGGCCAGTCTGCAGTTTGTGCCTAAGGTGATTGAGTTTGACCAGTCCCAGCCTGAATTTAGCCAAACTTTCACCAATTACTTCACCAAACGGGCAACTGATTGGCGAGTAAATGAAGGTCGACGTCTGCTGAAAAAGCACCGAGTGTTGCTTGAACAACTCGCGCAGCAATATGGCGTGCCGCCCCAATATATTCTGTCTTTTTGGGGGCTGGAGACCAACTACGGTTCCTATAAAGGCAAAATGTCCGTTTTAGATTCCCTCGCGACCTTGGCCTGCGAGCCACGTCGAAGTGATTATTTTACGACTGAGCTGATGCAAGCGCTCAAGTTAAAAGAAAAATATGGCTTCGATAAGCGTACTATGGTGGGCTCTTGGGCGGGCGCCATGGGGCATACTCAGTTTATGCCCTCGGCCTATGCTAAATACGCCATCGATGGTGATGGGGACGGTAAAGCGGATCTGTGGAATAGCACAGAAGATGCTCTCACATCTGCGGCAAACTTTCTGCAACACTTAGGTTGGCAGCGTAACGAACGCTGGGGCCGTGAAGTGTTATTGCCAAGCAATTTCGGCTATGAGCATCTTGGTGCAAAACAGGCTCTACCTTTGTCTCAATGGGCGGCGCAATCTGTGTTGCAAACGAATGGATTGCCTTTACCTGCTATCGATCTGAAAGCTGCACTGTACTTGCCTTCTGGTCATACGGGCCCTGCATTCTTAGGTTATGAAAACTTCAATGTGATTATGCGTTGGAACCGCTCTGAATTTTACGCCATCACCGTAGGCCATTTGGCTGACCGGATTAATGGTGGTGAACCGCTCAAGGTGACACCACCCGAGCAGCCTCGATTAAGCCGTGAGCTAATCAAACAGTTACAAACCAAACTAAATGAATCCGGCTTTGATGTCGGTAAACCGGACGGCGTGCTTGGGCGCAATTCTACGGCGGGGATCCAGGCATTCCAACGTAGTAACAATATGATTGCCGATGGTTTTCCAAGCCCAGAAGTGTTTACTGCCCTAGGTATTTCACTCTGA
- a CDS encoding M1 family metallopeptidase — translation MFLSRRTLISSALLMLLPFVQYANAADSLPNSNLASVATSPLHSVADNLTFANYQQVSIHHIELALNVDFELQQLSGNVILELDWHKAGKTLVLDTRDLTINSVSMLNAKGQWQAVPFRLGVVDKVKGAALTIQFPQERVAKVKINYHTSANPSGIQWLTPEQTQGKQWPFMFSQSQAIHARSWIPLQDTPAVRQTYSATVTTKQGMSVVMSADRTSLSDTQTQFTMPQAIPAYLIAIAAGHLQFAALDKTSGIWAEPEMLAKASKEFTDTPAMIAIAAKRYGDYRWGRYDLLILPPSFPFGGMENPRLSFITPTVIAGDKSLVSLIAHELAHSWSGNLVTNATWRDLWLNEGFTTYVENRIMEDLYGRDRALMEQTISYSELLAELAELPAGDSVLHIDLGERDPDDAFSGVPYVKGQLFLRFLEQKFGRERFDNFVKSYFDHFAFQSITTEQFRNYLTQHLLQRYPNIVSESEVDTWIEGQGLPPFLTPPNSPAFDDIDAQRQAWLDGKAKASALNTQGWTVHQWLRFINEMPRLNLTPAQLLELDNAFHFTGTSNNEIAFAWYSLALDNRYFSVLPALKQHLTEIGRRRLIVPLYQKLASSEHYDWAKTVYLAARSGYHPQTQASLDTMFSDTPIEHQH, via the coding sequence ATGTTTTTATCTCGTCGTACCCTCATTAGCAGCGCCCTGTTGATGCTGCTGCCATTCGTTCAATATGCCAACGCCGCCGATAGTTTACCTAACAGTAATCTTGCCAGCGTCGCCACGAGCCCATTGCACTCAGTCGCAGATAACCTGACTTTTGCAAATTACCAACAGGTAAGCATTCACCATATTGAACTGGCGCTGAACGTGGATTTTGAGCTGCAACAACTCTCGGGTAACGTCATTCTCGAGCTGGATTGGCATAAGGCAGGCAAAACCCTAGTGTTAGATACTCGCGATCTCACGATTAACAGTGTGAGCATGTTAAATGCAAAAGGCCAATGGCAAGCCGTGCCCTTTCGTCTCGGCGTTGTCGATAAGGTCAAAGGCGCGGCGCTTACCATCCAATTTCCTCAAGAACGGGTCGCCAAGGTAAAAATAAATTATCATACATCGGCCAATCCATCAGGTATTCAATGGCTTACTCCAGAGCAAACCCAAGGTAAGCAATGGCCATTTATGTTTAGCCAGAGCCAAGCTATCCACGCCAGAAGCTGGATCCCGCTGCAAGATACACCTGCAGTGCGACAAACCTACAGCGCCACTGTTACCACCAAGCAAGGCATGAGTGTCGTGATGAGTGCCGACCGGACAAGTCTGTCCGATACACAAACCCAATTCACCATGCCGCAGGCGATTCCAGCCTATTTGATTGCCATTGCTGCTGGCCACTTACAATTTGCCGCCTTAGATAAGACCTCTGGCATTTGGGCTGAGCCCGAAATGCTCGCCAAGGCCAGCAAAGAGTTTACCGATACGCCAGCGATGATCGCCATCGCCGCCAAACGTTATGGTGATTATCGCTGGGGTCGTTACGATCTGTTGATCCTGCCACCTAGCTTCCCCTTCGGCGGCATGGAAAACCCTCGTTTGTCTTTTATCACCCCCACCGTTATTGCGGGAGATAAAAGTTTGGTAAGTTTAATCGCCCATGAACTGGCCCACTCTTGGTCTGGCAATTTGGTCACTAACGCGACTTGGCGTGACCTCTGGCTCAACGAGGGTTTTACCACCTATGTTGAAAATCGGATTATGGAAGATCTCTATGGCCGCGACCGTGCATTGATGGAGCAAACCATTAGTTACTCAGAGCTGCTGGCAGAATTAGCCGAGTTGCCCGCAGGCGACAGCGTACTGCATATTGACTTAGGTGAGCGCGATCCCGACGATGCCTTTAGCGGCGTGCCCTATGTCAAAGGCCAATTATTCCTGCGCTTCCTTGAACAAAAATTTGGCCGTGAACGCTTCGATAACTTTGTCAAAAGTTACTTTGATCACTTTGCGTTTCAGAGTATTACCACGGAGCAATTCCGCAACTATCTCACGCAACATTTACTACAACGCTATCCCAATATCGTCAGTGAATCCGAGGTTGATACATGGATTGAGGGACAAGGTTTACCGCCATTTTTAACACCGCCCAATTCACCCGCCTTCGATGATATTGACGCCCAGCGCCAAGCTTGGTTGGATGGCAAAGCAAAGGCTAGCGCACTCAACACCCAAGGTTGGACTGTGCATCAATGGCTGCGATTCATTAACGAAATGCCACGGTTAAATCTGACACCTGCACAACTTTTGGAACTCGATAACGCCTTTCATTTTACCGGCACCAGCAACAACGAAATCGCCTTTGCTTGGTATTCCCTCGCCCTCGACAATCGCTATTTCAGCGTGTTACCTGCATTAAAGCAGCATTTAACCGAAATAGGCCGGCGCAGGCTGATTGTGCCCTTGTACCAAAAACTGGCGAGCAGCGAACATTACGACTGGGCAAAAACAGTCTACCTTGCAGCGCGCAGCGGCTACCATCCACAGACTCAAGCCAGTTTAGATACGATGTTTAGCGATACTCCCATTGAGCATCAGCATTAA
- a CDS encoding FKBP-type peptidyl-prolyl cis-trans isomerase — MNIKDDMVVQFNYTLRDEKGEVIETNEGREPIAYLHGHDNMMPGVENAINGKAVGEKFTVTLPCAETYGQRIEGEAAQQRVSVKHLLGASVWKPGMTAVVHTDHGQRQVTIVKVGKFMATVDVNHPLAGRDLTFDIEVVGARDASDEEIAHGHAHGVGGHHH; from the coding sequence ATGAACATTAAAGACGATATGGTTGTGCAGTTTAATTACACCCTGCGCGACGAAAAAGGCGAAGTGATTGAAACCAATGAAGGTCGCGAGCCTATCGCCTATTTACACGGTCATGACAACATGATGCCTGGTGTTGAGAATGCGATTAACGGTAAAGCCGTCGGTGAAAAGTTCACTGTGACGCTGCCATGTGCTGAAACCTATGGCCAACGTATTGAAGGTGAAGCGGCGCAGCAACGTGTATCGGTTAAGCACCTGTTAGGCGCAAGCGTGTGGAAACCTGGTATGACGGCGGTGGTTCATACTGATCACGGTCAACGCCAAGTGACAATCGTAAAAGTCGGCAAATTTATGGCAACCGTGGATGTCAATCATCCATTAGCAGGCCGTGATTTAACTTTTGATATCGAAGTGGTGGGCGCCCGTGATGCGAGCGATGAAGAAATTGCCCACGGTCATGCCCATGGCGTCGGTGGTCATCACCACTAA
- the ushA gene encoding bifunctional UDP-sugar hydrolase/5'-nucleotidase UshA translates to MTNMLIKGLIATAVLTALAGCNSDDDKVPTTCAEAGAACKTFTILHTNDNHGRFWENKDGEYGLAAQKTLVDQIRAEVSKKGGQTLLLSGGDINTGVPESDLQDAIPDFTGMNKIGYDAMAVGNHEFDNPLSVVDMQRSLAEFPMLAANIYKADGTRYFDAYKIFDVNGVKIAVIGLTTEDTAKIGNPEYISELEFRDPKKEVANVIKEIKEAKSADIIFAVTHMGHYADGQNGSNAPGDVALARSLKEGDLQVVIGGHSQNPVCMEPGNKAYAAFKPGDACAPDQQNGTWIMQAHEWGKYVGRADFEYFNGELHLASYKLVPVNLVKEVTDEAGNKKKVLVGEKIEPDTELKELLSYYQEKGQAKLDEVIATTDALLDGERANVRNKQTNLGRMLAMAQSGKVSADFGVMNSGGVRASIKAGNITYRDVLTVQPFGNMVTLNEMTGAAAADYLGAVGSLQIGSGGYAQITGVKMTVDCVAKKATVHEINGKAFSATATYKFTVPSFNAAGGDGYPKLVSPIQTGYVDADLLYTFLKEKQSIVAADYNPVGDIVYENSDSVEGCKITAK, encoded by the coding sequence ATGACAAATATGCTTATTAAAGGACTCATTGCAACTGCAGTGCTGACTGCGTTAGCAGGTTGTAATAGTGATGATGATAAAGTTCCAACAACTTGCGCCGAAGCTGGCGCTGCCTGTAAAACATTTACAATCCTTCATACCAATGATAACCATGGCCGTTTTTGGGAAAACAAAGATGGCGAATATGGTTTAGCCGCCCAGAAAACCTTGGTTGATCAAATTCGTGCCGAAGTGAGTAAGAAAGGTGGTCAAACGCTGTTACTTTCTGGTGGCGATATTAACACTGGCGTGCCTGAATCCGATTTACAAGATGCGATTCCTGACTTTACTGGTATGAACAAAATTGGTTATGACGCAATGGCAGTCGGTAACCATGAATTTGATAATCCATTATCAGTTGTGGATATGCAACGCAGCCTTGCCGAATTCCCTATGTTAGCGGCCAACATTTATAAGGCTGATGGCACTCGCTATTTCGATGCCTATAAAATTTTCGATGTTAATGGTGTAAAAATAGCTGTTATCGGTTTAACCACTGAAGATACCGCTAAGATCGGTAACCCAGAATATATCAGTGAATTAGAGTTTAGAGATCCAAAGAAAGAAGTTGCCAACGTCATCAAAGAAATCAAAGAGGCTAAGTCAGCGGACATCATTTTTGCAGTGACACACATGGGTCACTACGCCGATGGCCAAAATGGTAGCAATGCGCCTGGTGATGTGGCGTTAGCCCGTTCACTGAAGGAAGGCGATCTACAGGTGGTGATTGGCGGCCATTCACAAAACCCCGTCTGTATGGAGCCTGGCAATAAGGCCTATGCAGCATTCAAACCGGGCGATGCCTGCGCACCAGATCAACAAAATGGTACTTGGATTATGCAAGCCCACGAATGGGGTAAGTATGTCGGTCGTGCGGACTTTGAATACTTCAATGGTGAACTTCACTTAGCCAGCTACAAATTAGTGCCAGTGAACTTAGTTAAAGAAGTGACTGATGAAGCGGGTAACAAGAAAAAAGTGCTCGTCGGTGAAAAGATTGAGCCTGATACAGAGTTAAAAGAGCTGCTTTCTTACTATCAAGAGAAAGGTCAAGCTAAGTTAGATGAAGTGATTGCGACTACCGATGCGCTGCTCGATGGTGAGCGTGCAAATGTGCGTAACAAGCAGACCAACTTGGGTCGTATGTTAGCCATGGCACAAAGTGGTAAAGTGTCTGCTGATTTTGGGGTGATGAACTCAGGTGGTGTGCGCGCTTCTATCAAAGCGGGTAACATTACTTACCGTGACGTACTTACCGTTCAACCTTTCGGCAATATGGTGACCTTAAACGAGATGACTGGTGCGGCCGCTGCTGATTATTTAGGTGCAGTGGGTAGTCTTCAAATTGGTTCTGGTGGTTATGCGCAAATTACAGGCGTGAAGATGACCGTTGACTGTGTAGCCAAAAAAGCGACAGTTCATGAAATCAATGGTAAAGCATTTAGCGCAACGGCAACCTATAAGTTCACCGTGCCTAGCTTTAACGCTGCTGGTGGTGACGGTTATCCCAAATTGGTAAGCCCAATCCAAACAGGCTATGTTGACGCCGATTTACTTTATACTTTCCTGAAAGAGAAACAATCTATCGTTGCTGCTGATTACAACCCAGTGGGTGACATTGTGTATGAAAACTCAGATAGTGTAGAAGGTTGTAAGATTACAGCGAAGTAA
- a CDS encoding alpha/beta hydrolase: MTLERIVIEPQVEATAVVIWLHGLGDSGAGFAPVVPALGLPADHSIRFIFPHAPEQAVTINGGYIMRAWYDIKSMDLHDRADMQGVMASELSVQALIDEQIAAGIPSERIVLAGFSQGGVMSLFTGLRYPHKLAGIMALSCYLPTADVLPSQLSAANTNTPILLQHGEQDDVVPLSAGLLAKEALISGGYQVQWQTYPMPHSVIPVQLKAISTWLQQRFEM, translated from the coding sequence ATGACGCTTGAACGTATTGTGATTGAACCCCAAGTTGAAGCGACCGCCGTTGTGATTTGGCTTCATGGGTTAGGCGATTCTGGTGCTGGTTTTGCCCCCGTTGTACCTGCGCTAGGATTGCCAGCGGATCACAGTATTCGCTTTATTTTTCCCCATGCACCTGAGCAAGCGGTGACCATCAATGGTGGTTATATTATGCGTGCTTGGTATGACATTAAAAGCATGGACTTACACGATAGAGCCGATATGCAGGGAGTGATGGCATCCGAGTTAAGTGTTCAGGCACTGATTGATGAGCAGATCGCCGCAGGTATTCCAAGTGAGCGTATTGTGCTGGCGGGGTTTAGTCAAGGTGGGGTGATGAGTCTGTTCACTGGATTACGTTACCCACACAAACTTGCCGGTATTATGGCGTTATCCTGCTATCTGCCAACGGCCGATGTATTACCAAGCCAACTCAGTGCGGCCAATACTAATACGCCTATTTTGCTTCAGCATGGCGAGCAGGATGATGTCGTCCCGTTATCGGCGGGATTATTGGCAAAAGAGGCGTTAATTAGCGGAGGTTATCAGGTGCAATGGCAAACCTATCCGATGCCACATTCAGTTATTCCTGTACAATTAAAAGCCATTAGTACTTGGTTACAACAGCGTTTTGAAATGTAG
- a CDS encoding TonB-dependent receptor: protein MGTEAVHIAYNLETGIGDFNFKFDLTHVLDFKEQANASAEMIDYAGLVTQPDWRGNLATSWKYDDFSAAWTVVYIGSQSADYYNKLEKTTRYVDYSDYFKHNIQFAYNHAYNGSITVGVNNLFDADAPNYYTYADYRDVDVGLYDVLGRTYYLRINQKF, encoded by the coding sequence ATGGGAACAGAGGCTGTTCACATAGCCTATAACCTTGAAACTGGAATTGGTGATTTTAACTTCAAGTTCGATTTAACCCATGTTTTGGATTTTAAAGAGCAAGCTAATGCTAGTGCTGAAATGATTGATTACGCGGGTCTTGTTACACAGCCTGATTGGCGCGGAAATTTAGCAACCAGTTGGAAATATGACGATTTCTCTGCGGCTTGGACAGTCGTGTATATCGGTAGTCAATCGGCTGATTACTATAACAAGTTAGAAAAGACTACCCGTTATGTCGATTATTCTGACTACTTTAAACACAATATCCAATTTGCTTATAACCACGCGTACAACGGTTCAATCACCGTCGGGGTAAATAATCTGTTTGATGCAGATGCACCAAACTACTATACCTACGCCGATTATCGTGATGTGGACGTCGGATTATATGATGTATTGGGTCGTACTTATTATCTGAGAATTAATCAGAAGTTTTAA
- a CDS encoding DUF3389 domain-containing protein, translated as MVLDFSQGKLIATEFEVQIRLSVANVVLQASAEDVSLRLDPPMIIANGGSVRWSMKLDNSDQLQSLQALLGIDYL; from the coding sequence ATGGTACTGGATTTTTCACAGGGTAAGCTGATAGCAACTGAGTTTGAAGTACAGATCAGACTAAGTGTGGCCAATGTTGTGCTTCAAGCGAGTGCTGAGGATGTAAGCCTTAGGCTTGACCCTCCGATGATCATCGCCAATGGCGGCAGCGTGCGTTGGAGCATGAAATTAGATAACTCAGACCAGTTGCAATCACTGCAAGCACTCCTCGGGATTGATTATCTGTAA
- a CDS encoding DUF2750 domain-containing protein: MTEINAALAGFIENVKEHQTLWGLMDETGEGWVVCDSGEFEDTDVMPLWSSEAQAKSHCTEEWKDYQAVAISLEEFLEYWVSDLNDDGVLIGVDWQSDEDCLELDPIVLAKDLVDVEEV; encoded by the coding sequence ATGACTGAAATCAACGCAGCTTTAGCAGGCTTTATCGAAAATGTAAAAGAACATCAAACACTGTGGGGTTTGATGGATGAGACTGGCGAAGGCTGGGTGGTTTGTGACTCTGGTGAGTTCGAAGACACAGATGTGATGCCACTATGGTCAAGCGAAGCGCAAGCAAAATCACACTGTACCGAAGAATGGAAAGACTACCAAGCCGTTGCGATTAGCCTCGAAGAATTTCTTGAGTACTGGGTATCCGATTTAAACGATGATGGCGTATTAATTGGCGTTGATTGGCAAAGTGATGAGGATTGTTTAGAACTCGATCCTATCGTACTTGCCAAAGATTTAGTTGATGTTGAAGAAGTCTAA